In Thioalkalivibrio paradoxus ARh 1, the following are encoded in one genomic region:
- a CDS encoding PstS family phosphate ABC transporter substrate-binding protein: MNRRGFLYLTAAFGGLGLAGLAVGEGPVRGVSTGRRPGRCCHSDRDDSMAVTRRSSDNLAYQGTHILTHGAFRSLASRYESDTGKRFTVYGGGCDDGITSVNAGGVDLGGLCCPVERTRAEGLPWVQVAWDIKVVIAHTSQPVDGLALDALRDVVSGRATRWSAVGGDDRPIALVYRDHCPDYIEPVRDLLLGNRQDWSPRALAVDTDEMLVDTVARFQGALGVVSWVFARDRVAAGELKVLAVDGVAPDSAEVATGRYPLVGPLNLVFKHWHAHRMAGFFEYLYSPAGQSVMSELLVPVPPGTAGDPPPELLSRFI; this comes from the coding sequence ATGAACCGCCGCGGGTTTCTGTACCTTACCGCCGCCTTCGGCGGACTCGGGCTCGCCGGCCTGGCCGTCGGCGAAGGGCCGGTTCGCGGCGTGTCGACGGGGCGCAGACCCGGCCGCTGCTGCCACTCCGATCGCGACGACAGCATGGCCGTCACGCGGCGCAGCTCCGACAACCTGGCCTACCAGGGGACGCATATTCTGACCCACGGGGCGTTTCGGAGCCTCGCGTCCCGTTACGAATCCGATACGGGGAAGCGTTTCACCGTCTACGGCGGTGGTTGCGACGATGGGATCACCTCGGTGAACGCCGGAGGCGTCGATCTCGGCGGCCTTTGCTGTCCGGTCGAACGCACGCGCGCCGAGGGGCTCCCCTGGGTCCAGGTCGCCTGGGACATCAAGGTGGTGATCGCGCACACCAGCCAGCCCGTGGATGGTCTCGCGCTGGACGCGTTGCGCGACGTCGTGTCGGGCCGCGCCACGCGCTGGTCGGCAGTCGGCGGCGACGACCGGCCGATCGCGTTGGTGTACCGGGATCACTGCCCTGACTACATCGAGCCGGTGCGTGACCTGTTGCTGGGCAATCGGCAGGACTGGTCGCCGCGCGCGCTCGCGGTGGACACGGACGAGATGCTGGTCGACACGGTGGCCCGGTTCCAGGGAGCGTTGGGCGTGGTGAGCTGGGTGTTCGCAAGGGACCGGGTGGCCGCCGGCGAGCTCAAGGTGCTCGCGGTGGACGGAGTGGCGCCCGATTCCGCCGAGGTCGCGACCGGGCGCTATCCGCTGGTCGGGCCGCTGAACCTGGTGTTCAAGCACTGGCATGCGCACCGGATGGCCGGCTTTTTCGAGTACCTGTACAGCCCGGCCGGGCAATCGGTGATGTCGGAGCTGCTGGTGCCGGTACCACCCGGCACTGCCGGAGACCCGCCGCCGGAGCTATTGAGCCGATTCATCTGA
- a CDS encoding sensor histidine kinase, with amino-acid sequence MSTVVSTPESRSGSRRVAPVADRHPHWTQSLLARTVLGVIVVAALTTAVLFLSIDYVVTRQFEQLHAERSERAARQIEASVATELRRLDNLSRLLVNDADLVNSSYYHLYLEGELEHPQAAVNRIAAAFSLASVALWTPDARLVTESRGTGMPGPVPPVRGTASPAAGLTAVGDTVWLISRGTLEHNTNPIAWLVLGVPLGEVLAGLEQTYGATIRRAGEESPVGPDESRALLELDNDATIDLAVRIPDTVAHALSQVKRLLAVLMPLATLLLAVSLALLLRWQLRPVSALATSIGAVGRGDFRQRLPVPPGSGEVGQLVRAFNRMSADLQHLKEMERRLQHQEQLSAIGKVAARVAHDINNPLSVISSAQALLSRQLSETDPSREYVNLIRHHTERCIRTVENLLEFGRPIHPRLETVDPVGLIEGILRRWARHDFGEYPLVLHSDGAMPSIHADPMLFEQMLDNLLENARLAAPGEPVEVHLSASRDRLLVEVVDAGPGFSPESREHLFEPFFTTRKGGTGLGLASCLAIARAHDGEIEIGPGPGGRVRVLWPVR; translated from the coding sequence GTAATCGTGGTCGCGGCGCTGACCACCGCGGTTCTGTTCTTGAGCATCGATTACGTGGTCACCCGGCAGTTCGAACAGCTGCACGCCGAGCGCAGCGAGCGGGCGGCCCGACAGATCGAGGCCAGTGTCGCCACCGAGCTCCGGCGCCTCGACAACCTGTCGCGGCTGCTGGTCAACGATGCAGACCTCGTGAACAGCAGCTACTACCACCTGTACCTGGAGGGCGAACTCGAACATCCGCAGGCGGCCGTGAACCGAATCGCGGCGGCCTTCTCGCTGGCGTCGGTCGCACTCTGGACACCGGACGCGCGGCTGGTCACCGAATCGCGCGGGACGGGAATGCCCGGCCCCGTTCCGCCGGTGCGCGGTACCGCGTCGCCGGCGGCCGGTTTGACCGCGGTTGGCGACACCGTCTGGCTGATCTCCCGGGGCACGCTGGAGCACAACACCAACCCGATCGCGTGGCTCGTGCTCGGGGTGCCGCTGGGCGAGGTGCTGGCCGGTCTGGAGCAGACCTACGGTGCCACGATCCGTCGGGCCGGCGAGGAGTCTCCGGTGGGCCCGGACGAGTCGCGGGCGTTGCTCGAGCTGGACAACGACGCGACGATCGATCTCGCCGTGCGCATCCCGGATACCGTCGCCCACGCGCTCAGCCAGGTGAAGCGCCTGCTCGCGGTGCTGATGCCGCTGGCGACGCTGCTGCTCGCCGTCTCCCTCGCGCTGCTGCTGCGCTGGCAGTTGCGTCCGGTCAGCGCGCTCGCGACGTCGATCGGGGCCGTTGGGCGCGGCGATTTCAGGCAGCGGCTGCCGGTCCCCCCGGGCAGTGGCGAGGTGGGCCAACTGGTCCGGGCGTTCAACCGCATGTCGGCCGATCTCCAGCACCTCAAGGAGATGGAGCGGCGCCTGCAGCACCAGGAGCAACTCTCGGCGATCGGCAAGGTGGCTGCCCGCGTCGCGCACGACATCAACAATCCGCTCAGCGTGATCAGTAGCGCTCAAGCGCTGCTGTCGCGACAGCTGTCCGAGACCGACCCCTCGCGCGAGTACGTGAACCTGATCCGGCACCATACCGAGCGCTGTATCCGCACGGTCGAGAACCTGCTGGAGTTCGGGCGGCCGATCCACCCGCGGCTCGAGACGGTCGACCCGGTGGGGCTGATCGAGGGAATCCTGCGCCGCTGGGCCCGTCACGACTTCGGTGAGTACCCGCTCGTGCTCCACAGTGACGGCGCGATGCCGTCGATCCACGCGGACCCGATGCTGTTCGAGCAGATGCTCGACAATCTGCTGGAGAACGCCCGGCTGGCTGCGCCGGGGGAACCCGTCGAGGTCCATCTGTCGGCCTCCAGGGACCGCTTGTTGGTCGAAGTCGTCGACGCCGGCCCCGGTTTCTCCCCGGAGTCGCGGGAGCATCTGTTCGAGCCGTTCTTCACGACCCGCAAGGGCGGCACGGGTCTGGGGCTTGCGAGCTGCCTCGCGATCGCCCGTGCCCACGACGGTGAAATCGAGATCGGGCCGGGGCCGGGCGGGCGGGTACGTGTGCTGTGGCCGGTCAGATGA